One Astyanax mexicanus isolate ESR-SI-001 chromosome 3, AstMex3_surface, whole genome shotgun sequence genomic region harbors:
- the LOC111191517 gene encoding olfactory receptor 52E2-like — MKYIYFFCYVSICKPLQYVTLVKMSTVRKLLFICWFVPSCEIGVGGILTYQLNLCKFKLNRIYCNNSAIAKLSCGGTSAKTTYGMIIFSIAVFPPVIFVIYSYIGILIVCLKSSKESRRKALQTCFPHLIIFTSFTCTSCFEVIYGRLDTNIPQLAAMVLSVENLVIPPLLNPIVYGLKLQGILNCIKKMFLKNKTHIVF; from the exons atgaagtatatt tattttttttgttacgtGTCTATATGTAAACCTTTACAGTACGTGACTTTAGTTAAAATGTCTACAGTTAGAAAACTCTTATTTATCTGCTGGTTTGTTCCTTCATGTGAGATTGGTGTAGGCGGGATTCTGACATATCAGCTGAATTTGTGTAAATTTAAGTTAAACAGAATCTACTGTAATAACAGTGCCATTGCTAAATTAAGCTGTGGAGGAACATCTGCAAAAACCACATATGGAATGATAATCTTCAGCATTGCTGTTTTTCCACCGGTGATTTTTGTAATCTACTCCTACATTGGGATATTAATCGTCTGTTTAAAGAGTTCAAAAGAATCCAGAAGAAAAGCTCTTCAGACCTGCTTCCCTCATCTGATCATCTTCACCAGTTTCACCTGCACCTCATGTTTTGAGGTTATATACGGCAGATTAGACACTAATATACCTCAACTGGCTGCTATGGTTTTATCAGTTGAAAACCTAGTTATTCCTCCTTTACTCAATCCTATTGTTTATGGGTTAAAACTGCAGGGGATTCTGAACTGCATTAAGAAGatgttcttaaaaaataaaacacacatcgTCTTTTAG
- the LOC103038735 gene encoding olfactory receptor 6N2-like — protein sequence MITVLHGKTMNDSIDVTYLSLEGHIELEKYKYVYFAVTLLVYMLIICCNAVVLIVIFSNKRLHEPMYIFIAALLGNALIGTAALYPKLLIDFLSEDRLISFEACTFQSFFIYNYAASEFTLLSAMAYDRYVSICKPLQYATLIKMSTVRKLLFCCWFFPSFEIGIGMIMTYQLKLCKFKLNRIYCNNNALLKLSCGDTSARNSYGLFTLVICVFPPAIFIAFTYVRILTVCLKNTKDFRRKALQTCFPHLIIFINFSVTSCFEVINSRLEGNVPHLFAMILSVENLVIPPLLNPVIYGLKLQEIFCRIKRMFLKSRTHMLF from the coding sequence atgataaCAGTTTTACATGGAAAAACCATGAATGATTCTATTGATGTTACATATTTATCTCTGGAGGGTCATATAGAGCTGGAgaagtataaatatgtatattttgctGTTACTCTCTTAGTCTATATGTTGATTATATGCTGTAATGCCGTTGTGCTTATTGTTATATTTTCAAACAAGCGTCTGCATGAGCCGATGTACATATTCATCGCTGCTTTACTCGGTAATGCTCTTATCGGAACGGCTGCTCTTTATCCTAAACTGCTGATCGATTTTCTGTCTGAAGATCGTTTGATCTCTTTCGAAGCCTGTACTTTTCAGTCCTTTTTTATATACAATTACGCTGCGTCAGAGTTTACACTGTTATCAGCTATGGCCTACGACAGATACGTTTCTATATGTAAACCTTTACAGTACGCGACTCTTATAAAAATGTCTACAGTCAGAAAACTCTTATTCTGCTGCTGGTTTTTCCCTTCGTTTGAAATCGGTATAGGGATGATAATGACGTATCAGCTGAAGCTGTGCAAATTTAAGTTAAATAGaatatactgtaataataacGCACTTCTAAAGCTGAGCTGTGGAGATACATCTGCGAGAAATTCATACGGACTCTTCACTTTAGTCATTTGCGTTTTTCCACCTGCGATTTTCATCGCCTTCACTTATGTCAGAATCCTAACCGTCTGTTTAAAGAATACAAAGGATTTCAGGAGAAAAGCTCTGCAGACCTGCTTCCCTCATCTCATCATCTTCATCAATTTCTCTGTGACCTCCTGTTTTGAGGTGATTAACAGCAGATTAGAAGGAAATGTGCCTCATTTATTCGCTATGATTTTATCTGTGGAAAATCTGGTCATTCCTCCTCTTCTAAATCCTGTTATTTACGGACTGAAACTGCAGGAGATTTTCTGTAGGATTAAGAGAATGTTCTTGAAAAGCAGAACACATATGCTGTTTTAG